One genomic segment of Synchiropus splendidus isolate RoL2022-P1 chromosome 16, RoL_Sspl_1.0, whole genome shotgun sequence includes these proteins:
- the stxbp5b gene encoding syntaxin-binding protein 5 isoform X3 has translation MKKFNIRKVLDGLAAVSSSSSAAPQPGNPKENDVVQETLQSEHFQLCKTVRHGFPYQPSSMAFDPVQKILAVGTQTGALRLFGRAGVECYCQHESGAAVIQLQFLINEGALVSALADDSIHLWNLRQKIPAVLHSLKFNRERITYCHLPFQSKWLYIGTERGNIHIVNVECFTLSGYVIMWNKAIELSTKTHPGPVVHISDNPMDEGKLLIGFECGVVVLWDLKSKKADYRYNYDEAIHSVAWHHEGKQFVCSHSDGTLTTWNVRAPAKPAQIITPHGKQPKDGKKPEPCKPILKVEYKTTRAGDPFMVLSGGLSYDTVGRRACLTVMHGKSTAVLEMDFPIVDFLTLCETPYPNDFQEPYAVVVLLDRDLVVIDLGQIGYPIFDNPYPLTIHESPVTCCEYFADCPAELIPALYSVGSRQKRQGYSKKEWPVSGGNWGQGSQSYPEIIVTGHADGSIKFWDASALMLQVLYKLKTAKVFERARGKDDKANADIVEEDPFAIQTLSWCPESRMLCVAGVSAHVIIYRFSKQEVTTEVVQLLEVSMQCDLSDVDSPEPGGDQTPTLSTPGAPQSPQESELPTQPSTASNSSDGPRDNIPCLQVRSSSLKQSPGYQVELVVQLVWVSGEPPQQITSLGINSSYGLVVFGNSNGLAVVDYVQKTLLLNIGTSELYSPSDPLQRQPRSPRRVRQPSGAFCDPTDGTNTSEDRCKSPTSGSNSPCNSDDDRKQKFIEKGMVSDGWTEPPGPTPDPSLTLFSVKFKSRRFSKSVANDFAKMSRKISSSGDPRPDPDSKDNSFNRSRSSSVTSIDRESREAISAFHFCESFPRKSDAMASPCMLVGTTHGSVLMVAVSLPPGGEQRLQQPVNISSCGTVATLKGGIMTMALLDAGGTLLPPPYESWYDPNASDEEKEKSRRRRPASPPSSQDGLDAQFAVLCSEKQAKVVAMPSQTRLYKHNITETSFVLRADIVQLAGTSCIACFCANGHIMTLSLPSLRPLLDVNYLPLTDMRIARTFCFSNLGQALYLTSPTEIQRITYSQETCDNLQEMLSELFTPVETPEAPNRGFFKGLFGGGATSLDREDLFGETAAGKASRSLAQHIPGPGSMEGMKGAASGVVGDLARARIALDERGQKLGELEERTAAMMASAESFSKHAHDMMVKYKDKKWYQL, from the exons ATGAAGAAGTTCAACATCCGGAAGGTGCTGGACGGCTTGGCCGCggtctcctcgtcctcctccgccGCTCCTCAGCCAGGAAACCCGAAAGAGAACGACGTGGTCCAGGAGACTCTCCAGTCCGAGCATTTTCAGCTCTGCAAG ACTGTGCGTCATGGTTTCCCTTATCAACCGTCCTCCATGGCCTTCGACCCCGTGCAGAAAATCCTGGCCGTCGGGACTCAGACCGGAGCTTTACGACT CTTCGGCCGTGCAGGTGTGGAGTGCTATTGTCAACACGAGAGCGGCGCTGCTGTCATCCAGCTCCAGTTCCTGATCAACGAG GGGGCCTTGGTGAGCGCATTAGCCGACGACAGCATCCATCTTTGGAACCTGAGACAGAAGATCCCTGCTGTCCTTCATTCTTTAAAGTTCAACAGAGAAAG aatcACCTACTGCCACCTGCCATTCCAGAGCAAATGGCTGTACATTGGCACAGAACGTGGAAACATCCACATTGTCAACGTAGAATGCTTCACTCTCTCAGGCTACGTCATCATGTGGAACAAAGCCATCGAACT ATCCACAAAGACTCACCCGGGGCCTGTAGTTCACATCAGTGATAACCCCATGGATGAAGGAAAG CTGCTGATTGGGTTTGAGTGTGGGGTGGTCGTCTTGTGGGATCTGAAGTCCAAAAAAGCTGACTACCGCTACAACTACGACGAG GCGATCCACTCCGTGGCCTGGCACCACGAGGGGAAGCAGTTTGTTTGCAGCCACTCGGATGGCACTCTGACCACGTGGAATGTACGCGCTCCAGCCAAGCCTGCACAGATTATCACGCCACATG GAAAGCAGCCTAAAGATGGGAAAAAGCCAGAACCATGCAAGCCTATTCTGAAAGTGGAGTACAAGACAACGAGAGCAGG GGATCCATTCATGGTCCTGTCTGGGGGTCTGTCTTACGACACGGTGGGCCGGAGAGCCTGCCTGACTGTGATGCACGGGAAGAGCACCGCCGTCCTGGAGATGGACTTCCCCATCGTGGATTTTTTAACACTGTGTGAAACTCCCTATCCCAACG ATTTCCAGGAGCCGTACGCAGTGGTGGTCCTCCTGGACAGGGACTTGGTGGTGATCGATCTGGGACAGATTGG GTATCCGATATTTGATAATCCGTACCCCCTGACCATCCACGAGTCTCCGGTGACCTGCTGCGAATACTTTGCTGACTGCCCTGCTGAACTCATCCCTGCACTTTACTCTGTGGGCAGCCGGCAAAAGAGACAAGGATACAGCAAAAAG GAGTGGCCTGTGAGTGGAGGGAACTGGGGCCAAGGGTCCCAAAGTTACCCAGAGATCATCGTCACTGG ACACGCTGACGGCTCCATCAAGTTCTGGGATGCTTCTGCAT TGATGCTTCAGGTCCTGTACAAGCTGAAGACAGCGAAGGTGTTTGAGCGAGCACGTGGTAAAGATGACAAGGCCAACGCTGACATTGTGGAGGAAGACCCCTTCGCTATTCAGACCCTATCCTGGTGTCCGGAGAGCCGGATGCTGTGTGTGGCCGGAGTGTCTGCGCACGTCATCATCTATCGGTTCAGCAAACAGGAGGTCACCACCGAGGTGGTCCAG ctttTGGAGGTGTCGATGCAGTGTGACCTGAGTGATGTGGACTCGCCTGAACCTGGAGGGGATCAAACCCCCACCTTGTCCACTCCAGGGGCACCCCAGAGCCCTCAGGAAAGTGAACTACCTACCCAGCCGTCCACCGCGAGCAACTCTTCTGATGGTCCTCGAGACAACATCCCATGTTTGCA GGTCCGCAGCTCCTCGCTGAAGCAGTCTCCGGGCTACCAGGTGGAGCTGGTGGTGCAGCTGGTGTGGGTGAGCGGGGAGCCACCTCAGCAGATCACTAGTCTGGGTATCAACTCCTCTTATGGCCT TGTGGTGTTTGGGAACAGCAATGGCCTGGCGGTGGTGGACTATGTCCAGAAAACCTTGCTCCTGAACATTGGCACGTCAGAGCTGTACAGCCCATCTGACCCCCTGCAGAGGCAACCCCGCTCCCCTAGAAGAGTCCGGCAGCCGTCTGGAG CCTTCTGTGACCCCACCGATGGCACCAATACCTCGGAGGATCGCTGCAAGTCACCCACGTCAG GCTCTAACTCGCCCTGCAATTCTGACGATGACCGGAAGCAGAAGTTCATAGAAAAGGGTATGGTATCAGATGGCTGGACTGAGCCTCCTGGGCCGACACCTGATCCGTCTCTAACCTTGTTTTCAGTGAAGTTCAAAAGCAGGCGGTTTTCCAAGAGTGTTGCCAATGACTTTG ccaAGATGTCTCGGAAAATTAGCTCGTCTGGTGATCCCAGGCCTGACCCGG ATTCGAAGGACAACTCGTTCAATCGCTCGCGCAGCTCCAGTGTCACCAGCATCGACCGAGAGAGTCGAGAGGCCATTTCCGCCTTTCACTTCTGTGAGAGTTTCCCGAGGAAGTCAGACGCCATGGCCAGCCCCTGCATGCTGGTGGGGACCACCCATGGGTCTGTGCTAATGGTGGCTGTGAgtctgccccctggtggtgagCAGAGGCTGCAGCAACCCGTCAATATATCTTCCTgtg GCACGGTGGCCACTCTCAAAGGAGGGATAATGACGATGGCCCTGCTTGACGCCGGGGGAACTCTGCTGCCACCTCCCTACGAGTCCTGGTACGACCCCAACGCCTCAGATGAGGAGAAGGAAAAGAGTCGGAGGCGGAGGCCAGCGTCCCCCCCTTCTTCACAGGACGGGCTGGATGCCCAGTTTGCTGTTCTGTGTTCAGAGAAGCAGGCCAAGGTGGTGGCCATGCCCTCCCAGACCCGGCTCTACAAACACAACATCACAGAGACCTCTTTCGTGCTGAGAGCCGACATCGTACAGCTGGCTGGGACCAGCTGCATCGCTTGCTTCTGTGCCAACGGCCACATCATGACGCTGAG TCTCCCCAGTCTCCGCCCGTTGCTGGATGTCAACTACCTGCCGCTCACGGACATGAGGATAGCCCGGACATTCTGCTTCTCCAACCTTGGTCAGGCTCTGTACCTCACCTCTCCAACTGAGATCCAGAGGATCACCTACAGCCAGGAGACCTGCGACAACCTTCAG GAGATGCTCAGCGAACTCTTCACCCCGGTGGAGACCCCTGAGGCTCCAAACAGAGGGTTCTTCAAAGGCCTGTTCGGTGGAGGAGCCACCTCGCTGGATCGGGAGGACCTGT ttGGAG
- the stxbp5b gene encoding syntaxin-binding protein 5 isoform X2 produces MKKFNIRKVLDGLAAVSSSSSAAPQPGNPKENDVVQETLQSEHFQLCKTVRHGFPYQPSSMAFDPVQKILAVGTQTGALRLFGRAGVECYCQHESGAAVIQLQFLINEGALVSALADDSIHLWNLRQKIPAVLHSLKFNRERITYCHLPFQSKWLYIGTERGNIHIVNVECFTLSGYVIMWNKAIELSTKTHPGPVVHISDNPMDEGKLLIGFECGVVVLWDLKSKKADYRYNYDEAIHSVAWHHEGKQFVCSHSDGTLTTWNVRAPAKPAQIITPHGKQPKDGKKPEPCKPILKVEYKTTRAGDPFMVLSGGLSYDTVGRRACLTVMHGKSTAVLEMDFPIVDFLTLCETPYPNDFQEPYAVVVLLDRDLVVIDLGQIGYPIFDNPYPLTIHESPVTCCEYFADCPAELIPALYSVGSRQKRQGYSKKEWPVSGGNWGQGSQSYPEIIVTGHADGSIKFWDASALMLQVLYKLKTAKVFERARGKDDKANADIVEEDPFAIQTLSWCPESRMLCVAGVSAHVIIYRFSKQEVTTEVVQLLEVSMQCDLSDVDSPEPGGDQTPTLSTPGAPQSPQESELPTQPSTASNSSDGPRDNIPCLQVRSSSLKQSPGYQVELVVQLVWVSGEPPQQITSLGINSSYGLVVFGNSNGLAVVDYVQKTLLLNIGTSELYSPSDPLQRQPRSPRRVRQPSGAFCDPTDGTNTSEDRCKSPTSGSNSPCNSDDDRKQKFIEKVKFKSRRFSKSVANDFAKMSRKISSSGDPRPDPVSPQARAHTCRKHFSHQNEAKPAARTSQKGPLCRAKSCPNSNSKDNSFNRSRSSSVTSIDRESREAISAFHFCESFPRKSDAMASPCMLVGTTHGSVLMVAVSLPPGGEQRLQQPVNISSCGTVATLKGGIMTMALLDAGGTLLPPPYESWYDPNASDEEKEKSRRRRPASPPSSQDGLDAQFAVLCSEKQAKVVAMPSQTRLYKHNITETSFVLRADIVQLAGTSCIACFCANGHIMTLSLPSLRPLLDVNYLPLTDMRIARTFCFSNLGQALYLTSPTEIQRITYSQETCDNLQEMLSELFTPVETPEAPNRGFFKGLFGGGATSLDREDLFGETAAGKASRSLAQHIPGPGSMEGMKGAASGVVGDLARARIALDERGQKLGELEERTAAMMASAESFSKHAHDMMVKYKDKKWYQL; encoded by the exons ATGAAGAAGTTCAACATCCGGAAGGTGCTGGACGGCTTGGCCGCggtctcctcgtcctcctccgccGCTCCTCAGCCAGGAAACCCGAAAGAGAACGACGTGGTCCAGGAGACTCTCCAGTCCGAGCATTTTCAGCTCTGCAAG ACTGTGCGTCATGGTTTCCCTTATCAACCGTCCTCCATGGCCTTCGACCCCGTGCAGAAAATCCTGGCCGTCGGGACTCAGACCGGAGCTTTACGACT CTTCGGCCGTGCAGGTGTGGAGTGCTATTGTCAACACGAGAGCGGCGCTGCTGTCATCCAGCTCCAGTTCCTGATCAACGAG GGGGCCTTGGTGAGCGCATTAGCCGACGACAGCATCCATCTTTGGAACCTGAGACAGAAGATCCCTGCTGTCCTTCATTCTTTAAAGTTCAACAGAGAAAG aatcACCTACTGCCACCTGCCATTCCAGAGCAAATGGCTGTACATTGGCACAGAACGTGGAAACATCCACATTGTCAACGTAGAATGCTTCACTCTCTCAGGCTACGTCATCATGTGGAACAAAGCCATCGAACT ATCCACAAAGACTCACCCGGGGCCTGTAGTTCACATCAGTGATAACCCCATGGATGAAGGAAAG CTGCTGATTGGGTTTGAGTGTGGGGTGGTCGTCTTGTGGGATCTGAAGTCCAAAAAAGCTGACTACCGCTACAACTACGACGAG GCGATCCACTCCGTGGCCTGGCACCACGAGGGGAAGCAGTTTGTTTGCAGCCACTCGGATGGCACTCTGACCACGTGGAATGTACGCGCTCCAGCCAAGCCTGCACAGATTATCACGCCACATG GAAAGCAGCCTAAAGATGGGAAAAAGCCAGAACCATGCAAGCCTATTCTGAAAGTGGAGTACAAGACAACGAGAGCAGG GGATCCATTCATGGTCCTGTCTGGGGGTCTGTCTTACGACACGGTGGGCCGGAGAGCCTGCCTGACTGTGATGCACGGGAAGAGCACCGCCGTCCTGGAGATGGACTTCCCCATCGTGGATTTTTTAACACTGTGTGAAACTCCCTATCCCAACG ATTTCCAGGAGCCGTACGCAGTGGTGGTCCTCCTGGACAGGGACTTGGTGGTGATCGATCTGGGACAGATTGG GTATCCGATATTTGATAATCCGTACCCCCTGACCATCCACGAGTCTCCGGTGACCTGCTGCGAATACTTTGCTGACTGCCCTGCTGAACTCATCCCTGCACTTTACTCTGTGGGCAGCCGGCAAAAGAGACAAGGATACAGCAAAAAG GAGTGGCCTGTGAGTGGAGGGAACTGGGGCCAAGGGTCCCAAAGTTACCCAGAGATCATCGTCACTGG ACACGCTGACGGCTCCATCAAGTTCTGGGATGCTTCTGCAT TGATGCTTCAGGTCCTGTACAAGCTGAAGACAGCGAAGGTGTTTGAGCGAGCACGTGGTAAAGATGACAAGGCCAACGCTGACATTGTGGAGGAAGACCCCTTCGCTATTCAGACCCTATCCTGGTGTCCGGAGAGCCGGATGCTGTGTGTGGCCGGAGTGTCTGCGCACGTCATCATCTATCGGTTCAGCAAACAGGAGGTCACCACCGAGGTGGTCCAG ctttTGGAGGTGTCGATGCAGTGTGACCTGAGTGATGTGGACTCGCCTGAACCTGGAGGGGATCAAACCCCCACCTTGTCCACTCCAGGGGCACCCCAGAGCCCTCAGGAAAGTGAACTACCTACCCAGCCGTCCACCGCGAGCAACTCTTCTGATGGTCCTCGAGACAACATCCCATGTTTGCA GGTCCGCAGCTCCTCGCTGAAGCAGTCTCCGGGCTACCAGGTGGAGCTGGTGGTGCAGCTGGTGTGGGTGAGCGGGGAGCCACCTCAGCAGATCACTAGTCTGGGTATCAACTCCTCTTATGGCCT TGTGGTGTTTGGGAACAGCAATGGCCTGGCGGTGGTGGACTATGTCCAGAAAACCTTGCTCCTGAACATTGGCACGTCAGAGCTGTACAGCCCATCTGACCCCCTGCAGAGGCAACCCCGCTCCCCTAGAAGAGTCCGGCAGCCGTCTGGAG CCTTCTGTGACCCCACCGATGGCACCAATACCTCGGAGGATCGCTGCAAGTCACCCACGTCAG GCTCTAACTCGCCCTGCAATTCTGACGATGACCGGAAGCAGAAGTTCATAGAAAAGG TGAAGTTCAAAAGCAGGCGGTTTTCCAAGAGTGTTGCCAATGACTTTG ccaAGATGTCTCGGAAAATTAGCTCGTCTGGTGATCCCAGGCCTGACCCGG TGTCCCCTCAGGCTCGCGCTCACACTTGTAGGAAACACTTTTCTCACCAGAATGAAGCCAAGCCAGCGGCCAGGACCAGCCAGAAGGGGCCGCTGTGTAGAGCTAAGTCATGCCCCAACTCCA ATTCGAAGGACAACTCGTTCAATCGCTCGCGCAGCTCCAGTGTCACCAGCATCGACCGAGAGAGTCGAGAGGCCATTTCCGCCTTTCACTTCTGTGAGAGTTTCCCGAGGAAGTCAGACGCCATGGCCAGCCCCTGCATGCTGGTGGGGACCACCCATGGGTCTGTGCTAATGGTGGCTGTGAgtctgccccctggtggtgagCAGAGGCTGCAGCAACCCGTCAATATATCTTCCTgtg GCACGGTGGCCACTCTCAAAGGAGGGATAATGACGATGGCCCTGCTTGACGCCGGGGGAACTCTGCTGCCACCTCCCTACGAGTCCTGGTACGACCCCAACGCCTCAGATGAGGAGAAGGAAAAGAGTCGGAGGCGGAGGCCAGCGTCCCCCCCTTCTTCACAGGACGGGCTGGATGCCCAGTTTGCTGTTCTGTGTTCAGAGAAGCAGGCCAAGGTGGTGGCCATGCCCTCCCAGACCCGGCTCTACAAACACAACATCACAGAGACCTCTTTCGTGCTGAGAGCCGACATCGTACAGCTGGCTGGGACCAGCTGCATCGCTTGCTTCTGTGCCAACGGCCACATCATGACGCTGAG TCTCCCCAGTCTCCGCCCGTTGCTGGATGTCAACTACCTGCCGCTCACGGACATGAGGATAGCCCGGACATTCTGCTTCTCCAACCTTGGTCAGGCTCTGTACCTCACCTCTCCAACTGAGATCCAGAGGATCACCTACAGCCAGGAGACCTGCGACAACCTTCAG GAGATGCTCAGCGAACTCTTCACCCCGGTGGAGACCCCTGAGGCTCCAAACAGAGGGTTCTTCAAAGGCCTGTTCGGTGGAGGAGCCACCTCGCTGGATCGGGAGGACCTGT ttGGAG